Proteins from a genomic interval of Candidatus Paceibacterota bacterium:
- a CDS encoding FkbM family methyltransferase, with protein MSKFQSISAVANKTTVQNHNKLLFLTFFFLTKVFSFCLRKIPTLGRQLRRIRSWLPAPEFIIQNSIGTWSVRPFNDSMTISAEYFESHLASWPGKPAYKRVCIDIGANIGKYTLMAASQYGYKKILSIEANPVTFQILFKNIALNSLVQKVTAINIAAGETEGTVTIQADSHHLGGGNIVDYHVNDAVMDTRHVVPVFRIDTLLSKQNVPTTEVDFIKIDVEGAEGEVLKGMTSTLKDMPIGSYIMIEMSRNEEAVSRVFTSNGFIKVESHSHDTLFVKQ; from the coding sequence ATGTCAAAATTCCAATCCATCAGTGCAGTAGCAAACAAAACAACCGTCCAGAACCACAACAAACTCCTGTTCCTAACATTCTTCTTTCTAACTAAAGTATTTAGCTTTTGCCTTAGAAAAATTCCTACACTCGGAAGACAACTCCGCAGGATTCGATCATGGCTTCCGGCACCTGAATTCATTATCCAAAATTCAATAGGCACCTGGTCAGTTAGACCCTTCAATGACTCCATGACAATTTCTGCTGAATACTTTGAGTCACACCTAGCTTCGTGGCCTGGAAAACCAGCATACAAAAGAGTATGTATTGATATTGGTGCAAACATTGGAAAATACACCCTCATGGCAGCAAGCCAATATGGATACAAAAAGATACTTTCGATTGAAGCAAATCCTGTTACCTTTCAAATACTATTTAAAAATATTGCCCTTAATTCGTTAGTGCAAAAAGTGACCGCTATAAATATTGCAGCTGGTGAAACAGAAGGCACTGTCACTATCCAAGCGGACTCACACCATCTTGGTGGCGGAAACATCGTTGACTATCATGTGAATGATGCAGTTATGGATACACGGCATGTTGTTCCTGTTTTTAGAATTGACACACTACTTTCAAAACAAAACGTCCCTACTACTGAAGTTGATTTTATTAAAATTGACGTTGAAGGTGCTGAAGGAGAGGTGTTAAAAGGAATGACATCGACACTTAAAGATATGCCGATAGGATCATACATCATGATTGAAATGAGCAGAAACGAAGAAGCGGTATCTCGTGTATTTACATCAAACGGATT